One window of the Zea mays cultivar B73 chromosome 3, Zm-B73-REFERENCE-NAM-5.0, whole genome shotgun sequence genome contains the following:
- the LOC103650276 gene encoding probable serine/threonine protein kinase IRE, with product MEKDGGGGRGLPAAMVDGGGREMDSPRFRAILRATSGRRKRAPEVKSFSHELSSRGGGGGVPAMRKMVRGGGLGSTTPEEFIGAIRTKFIRLKEEVDSELGVFAGDLVDMLARSGDHRDDCRVALEDLLVVAQRCAEMSPEELWTRCEGVVQGLDDRRQDLPAGLPKQAHTRILFILTRFTRLLQFRKGAAAGCRYAADADDDDRHNVLGLHNLSDLGLYPIHVDGGDLGPKSTSSLTELKERLIRRRMLEHRQLTVDFSPARIFSPFGDGSAVDGHSPSSKMASWKKLPSPAEKNKTAAAAGDATAAAAKGDDSPSKKKPITRHGKATVDEIVERVDAASIHIRPDGLACLGGDEAISLEIPSRYPEAQQIMVDGKPRMICRICDFEIPMACAEGHFVVCTLADRCDAKGHSADQRLLRVAEVLDRVLACFGPLGGGRASTSSESDSNAADHEALSHLLTVPSTELFSEGALTPASGSLPQSPLLTPRTSHAESQLTKHRAFADLESSQQIESLVAIARGVEGVKSSEYNSLEDLSSYLEDLNAVIDTRKVDALVVETFGRRIAKLLQEKFMQLCVQIDDTGGAAEQQQLLLQHLHPIDEEGPTTTESGGGTTASSRATLSGNRFKDRTSIEDFEIIKPISRGAFGRVFLAKKRVTGDLFAIKVLRKADMIRKNAVESILAERDILISARNPFVVRFFYSFTCRENLYLVMEYLNGGDLYSLLRNLGCLDEDMARTYIAELVLALEYLHSMNVIHRDLKPDNLLISRDGHIKLTDFGLSKVGLINSTDDLSGPDVSCALVGEHQPADAEQREQKRRQRQKQAAVGTPDYLAPEILLGMAHGPTADWWSVGVILFELLVGIPPFNAEHPQIIFDNIMNREIPWPHVPEELSSEAYDLIDRLLMENPVQRLGATGAGEVKAHPFFKDINWDMLARQKVAFIPSTDDEYDTSYFACRHAWSGAGEHGGAAGSDYDDRSEASSMSCGSSPRSDYEEDGDECGSMEEFGAPLSVKYSFSNFSFKNISQLASMNYDLMTKHNNLDPLQSSR from the exons ATGGAG AaggacggcggcggcgggcgcgggCTGCCGGCGGCGATGGTGGACGGCGGCGGGCGGGAGATGGACTCCCCGCGGTTCCGCGCGATCCTGCGCGCCACCAGCGGGCGCCGGAAGCGCGCACCCGAGGTGAAGAGTTTCTCGCACGAGCTGAGctcgaggggcggcggcggcggcgtgccgGCGATGCGCAAGATGGTGCGCGGCGGCGGGCTCGGCAGCACCACCCCGGAGGAGTTCATCGGCGCCATCCGGACCAAGTTCATCCGCCTCAAGGAGGAGGTGGACAGCGAGCTGGGCGTCTTCGCGGGGGACCTCGTCGACATGCTGGCGCGGTCGGGCGACCACCGGGACGACTGTCGCGTCGCGCTGGAGGACCTGCTGGTGGTGGCACAGCGGTGCGCGGAGATGAGCCCCGAGGAGCTGTGGACCCGCTGCGAGGGCGTAGTGCAGGGCCTCGACGACCGCCGGCAGGACCTCCCCGCAGGCCTCCCGAAGCAGGCGCACACGCGCATCCTCTTCATCCTCACGCGCTTCACCCGCCTCCTGCAGTTCCGcaagggcgccgccgcggggtgccgctacgccgccgacgCCGACGACGACGACAGGCACAACGTGCTCGGCCTGCACAACCTCAGCGACCTCGGCCTCTACCCGATCCACGTCGACGGCGGGGATCTCGGCCCCAAGAGCACCTCCAGCCTCACCGAGCTCAAGGAGCGCCTCATCAGGCGGCGAATGTTGGAGCACAGGCAGCTCACCGTCGACTTCTCCCCGGCTAGGATCTTTTCGCCGTTCGGGGACGGGTCGGCCGTTGACGGCCACTCCCCGAGCAGCAAGATGGCGTCGTGGAAGAAGCTCCCTTCCCCCGCCGAGAAGAACaagaccgccgccgccgccggggatgCCACGGCCGCCGCCGCCAAGGGAGACGACAGCCCGTCGAAGAAGAAGCCCATCACCCGGCACGGCAAGGCGACGGTGGACGAGATCGTGGAGCGCGTGGACGCGGCGAGCATCCACATCCGCCCGGATGGGCTGGCGTGCTTGGGCGGCGACGAGGCCATTAGCCTGGAGATCCCGTCCCGGTACCCGGAGGCGCAGCAGATCATGGTGGACGGGAAGCCCCGGATGATCTGCCGCATCTGCGACTTCGAGATCCCCATGGCGTGCGCCGAGGGCCACTTCGTGGTGTGCACGCTCGCCGATCGCTGCGACGCCAAAGGGCACAGCGCGGACCAGCGGCTACTGCGCGTGGCCGAGGTGCTCGACCGCGTGCTCGCGTGCTTCGGCCCCCTCGGCGGCGGGAGGGCGAGCACGTCGTCCGAGTCGGACTCCAACGCCGCCGACCACGAAGCCCTGTCCCACCTGCTGACCGTGCCGTCCACGGAGCTCTTCTCGGAGGGCGCGCTGACGCCGGCGTCGGGGAGCCTGCCGCAGTCGCCGCTGCTGACGCCGCGGACGAGCCACGCGGAGTCGCAGCTGACCAAGCACAGGGCGTTCGCGGATCTGGAGAGCTCCCAGCAGATCGAGAGCCTTGTCGCCATCGCCCGTGGCGTGGAGGGCGTGAAGAGCTCCGAGTACAACTCGCTGGAGGACCTCAGCTCGTACCTGGAGGACCTGAACGCCGTGATCGACACGCGCAAGGTGGACGCCCTCGTCGTGGAGACGTTCGGGCGGAGGATCGCCAAGCTCCTGCAGGAGAAGTTCATGCAGCTGTGCGTGCAGATCGACGACACGGGCGGCGCGGCggagcagcagcagctgctgctgcAGCACCTGCACCCGATCGACGAGGAGGGCCCGACTACGACGGAGAGCGGCGGCGGGACGACGGCGAGCTCGCGGGCGACGCTGAGCGGCAACAGGTTCAAGGACCGCACGTCCATCGAGGACTTCGAGATCATCAAGCCCATCAGCCGCGGCGCCTTCGGCCGCGTGTTCCTGGCCAAGAAGAGGGTGACCGGCGACCTGTTCGCCATCAAGGTGCTCCGGAAGGCGGACATGATCCGGAAGAACGCGGTGGAGAGCATCCTGGCGGAGCGCGACATCCTCATCTCCGCGCGCAACCCCTTCGTGGTCCGCTTCTTCTACTCCTTCACGTGCAGGGAGAACCTGTACCTGGTCATGGAGTACCTCAACGGGGGAGACCTCTACTCCCTGCTCAGGAACCTCGGCTGCCTCGACGAGGACATGGCCAGGACATACATCGCCGAGCTC GTTCTTGCGCTGGAGTACCTGCACTCCATGAACGTGATCCACCGCGACCTGAAGCCTGACAACCTGTTGATCTCTCGCGACGGCCACATCAAG CTGACCGATTTCGGGCTCTCCAAAGTGGGCCTGATCAACAGCACGGACGACCTGTCGGGCCCGGACGTGAGCTGCGCCCTCGTCGGCGAGCACCAGCCGGCGGACGCGGAGCAGCGGGAGCAGAAGCGGCGGCAGCGGCAGAAGCAGGCGGCGGTGGGCACGCCGGACTACCTGGCGCCGGAGATCCTGCTGGGCATGGCCCACG GCCCGACTGCGGATTGGTGGTCGGTTGGCGTCATCCTGTTCGAGCTGCTGGTGGGGATTCCTCCCTTCAACGCTGAGCACCCGCAG ATAATATTCGACAACATAATGAACCGAGAGATACCCTGGCCACATGTGCCAGAGGAGCTGAGCTCTGAAGCCTACGATTTGATCGACAG GTTGCTGATGGAGAACCCGGTGCAGAGATTGGGCGCGACAGGTGCCGGAGAG GTGAAGGCTCATCCGTTCTTCAAGGACATCAACTGGGACATGCTTGCCAGGCAGAAG GTCGCGTTCATCCCTTCCACAGACGACGAGTACGACACGAGCTACTTCGCCTGCCGCCACGCCTGGAGCGGCGCCGGCGAGCATGGCGGCGCGGCCGGCAGCGACTACGACGACCGGAGCGAGGCCAGCAGCATGAGCTGCGGCAGCAGTCCGCGCAGTGACTACGAGGAAGAT GGCGATGAGTGTGGCAGCATGGAAGAATTCGGAGCGCCCTTATCGGTGAAATACTCTTTCAGCAACTTCTCGTTCAAG AACATCTCTCAGCTGGCATCCATGAACTACGACCTGATGACGAAGCATAACAACCTGGATCCGTTGCAGTCCTCCAGATGA